A stretch of DNA from Brachyhypopomus gauderio isolate BG-103 chromosome 7, BGAUD_0.2, whole genome shotgun sequence:
CATGATCTTATTTACATACAGCTAATTATCGTTCATCAagtaaaattttttttatttgcaaaAGCTTTTGTGTGAAGCATTGCATTATTCTGCTGTGTTCAGAATGTGCCACCTTCCAAATAATATTAGCACACAGAAGGTGCTTCTAATAACATGGACAGAGTGTCATTTCAAGTCATATTTATGGTTAATTTATGGCTCATACACCCAAAACCTGGTCCTCCATCAGCACCACCCTATCTGTGCCGCTTTGTGAACACCAGCTGAGATCCCTGAACGTTTCGGCCCTCCCCGCTAGGGTACGACTTCCCTGCCGTGGTGCGTTGGTTCGCCGAGCACGTGGACCGCGTCATCCTGCTTTGCGACGCCCACAAGCTGGAGCTGTCCGACGAGTTCTCGCGCACCATCGCCGCGCTGCGGGGCAACGAGGACAAGCTGCGCGTGGTGCTCAACAAGGCGGACGCCGTGCACCCGCAGCAGCTCATGCGCGTGTACGGCGCCCTCATGTGGTCGCTGGGCAAAGCGTTCCGCACCCCGGAGGTGCTGAGGGTCTACATCGGCTCCTTCTGGTCGGCTCCGCTCAAGGTGACGGACAACCAGAAGCTGTTCCAGCGCGAGGAGGAAGATCTGTTCGCCGATATCCAGAATCTGCCCCGGAGCTCTGCTCTGAGAAAGCTCAATGACCTGGTGAAGAGGGCACGCCTTGTAAGGGTGAGACGGCATGTGCCTGTGAGCTTACATGTACCTTTCAATGCTAATGCCACATACGCCACATACGTGTAACACATTCATCATTTAAATGGTGTTTATTAAAGACAGGTCTTAAGATAGctgatatgagagagagagagagagagagagagaataaatgtGTGTACATTTATCATTTCTCAGTTGTAACAGCAGTGTACGTGTAAGTAACAAGATACAAGTTGAATACAAATATATAGTGCAAATATTGTAAAAAGTACAaaaatagataaatagataaacACCACGGGCCTCAGTGACCTAACGTTCACCCCTACCCTCCTCCCAGGCCCATGCTTACATCATCAGTGCCCTGAAGGAGGAGATGCCCCTCGTCTTCCGGCGAGACCACAAGAAGCGGGACCTGATTTACGACCTCCCACTGCTCTTCTCCAGGATCCAGCAGAGACACCAGCTCTCGCCCGGGGATTTTCCCGACTGCGCAAGGATGCAGGTCTCCCCcagctcaccccacacacacatggcctcTAGGATTTAACTCAAACCTCAAGGATGCAGGTCTCCCCcagctcaccccacacacacatggcctcTAGGATTTAACTCAAACCTCAAGGATGCAGGTCTCCCCcagctcaccccacacacacatggcctcTAGGATTTAACTCAAACCTCAAGGATGCAGGTCTCCCCcagctcaccccacacacacatggcctcTAGGATTTAACTCAAACCTCAAGGATGCAGGTCTCCCCcagctcaccccacacacacatggcctcTAGGATTTAACTCAAACCTCAAGGATGCAGGTCTCCCCcagctcaccccacacacacatggcctcTAGGATTTAACTCAAACCTCAAGGATGCAGGTCTCCCCcagctcaccccacacacacatggcttCTAGGATTTAACTCAAACCTCAAGGATGCAGGTCTCCCCcagctcaccccacacacacatggcctcTAGGATTTAACTCAAACCTCAAGGATGCAGGTCTCCCCcagctcaccccacacacacatggcctcTAGGATTTAACTCAAACCTCAAGGATGCAGGTCTCCCCcagctcaccccacacacacatggcctcTAGGATTTAACTCAAACCTCAAGGATGCAGGTCTCCCCcagctcaccccacacacacatggcctcTAGGATTTAACTCAAACCTCAAGGATGCAGGTCTCCTCcagctcaccccacacacacatggcctcTAGGATTTAACTCAAACCTCAAGGATGCAGGTCTCCCCcagctcaccccacacacacatggcctcTAGGATTTAACTCAAACCTCAAGGATGCAGGTCTCCCCcagctcaccccacacacacatggcctcTAGGATTTAACTCAAACCTCAAGGATGCAGGTCTCCCCcagctcaccccacacacacatggcctcTAGGATTTAACTCAAACCTCAAGGATGCAGGTCTCCTCCAGctcaccccaaacacacctgGCCTTTAGCGTTTAACTCAAACCTCAGCTGGCCCAAATCAACCACAAAAAAATACACATTCTTGAGTTCAGCATCAGATTGTTTTGTACCTAAATTTAAATCTACTTCTGAGTGATTCTGACCCTGTCTGACCCTCTGCTGTTGGTAGGAGCAGCTCATGAATCATGACTTCTCCAGATTTAAGGCCCTGAAGCCCAGGCTCTTGGCTGATCTGGACGAGCTCTTGACCACCGACATTGCCAAGCTGATGCCTCTTCTGCGAGAAGAAGAGCGTGAGGCAGCGTATCGACCCGGCGTGCAAGGCGGCGCCCTGCTGGACACGAGCAGTGGACCGTTCGCAGAACTGAACCCCTTCTGTCACCCGGAGCCCGCCGGCGAGAACGCGGAGCCGTCCGACGAGGGCTGGGTGGTCTCTAGGGACAAACCGAAGTACGACGAGATCTTCTACAACCTGTCTCCTCATCAGGGCAAACTGAGCGGCACCCAGGTGAAGGACTGGATGCTCGGCACCCGCCTGCCCAGCTCGGTCCTGGGCCGGATCTGGAGGCTGGCGGACGTGGACCGCGACGGTATGCTGGATGAGGAGGAGTTTGCTCTGGCCAGCCACCTGATGGAGGTGAAGCTGGAGGGGTTCGGACTGCCGCCGATGCTCCCCCCCCACCTCGTGCCTCCGTCCAAAAGAAGGCGCAGGACATCAAATACAGAGAACAGTAAAGACTGTGGGGATGCataaagaccccccccccccccgtaccccTGTTATTTGATTCAGATGAATGGTAATTGCATATATAAAAACTCTTTTATACCTACAAGAACAAACTTAAAAGAATTTAAGGATTTTAAGATATCAGCACCTAGCTCTGAGCAATAGGCTACCAAACACGTGGAATCTGTCCATTTGCTCTTTACAGGTTATTACAGATGTTATTGTGAACACCCGCACATTAATTTTATTATACAGATAATTCaagttgttttattattttacttttcTTTGCATGACATCTGCTTAAATGTATATAGTTTGCTTTCATTATTTCGTTTGCTTTCATTAAGGAACATTTTATTCATCATtggtatttttattttaaaatagtgTGGGACCGTAATATAAAATATACGTAATATAGCCTtgtaatat
This window harbors:
- the ehd2a gene encoding EH domain-containing protein 2, whose amino-acid sequence is MSSKDLKNQGVKSLNEVCTVTEGLRWLYRQKLLPLEKYYAFSDFHSPSLEEADFDNKPMILVVGQYSTGKTTFIRYLLEQGEYPGGRIGPEPTSDCFTAIMHGDVHNVIPGNALVVDPNKPFRKLSPFGTTFLNRFQCVHFPNQVLESISIIDTPGILSSSKRKMSRGYDFPAVVRWFAEHVDRVILLCDAHKLELSDEFSRTIAALRGNEDKLRVVLNKADAVHPQQLMRVYGALMWSLGKAFRTPEVLRVYIGSFWSAPLKVTDNQKLFQREEEDLFADIQNLPRSSALRKLNDLVKRARLVRAHAYIISALKEEMPLVFRRDHKKRDLIYDLPLLFSRIQQRHQLSPGDFPDCARMQEQLMNHDFSRFKALKPRLLADLDELLTTDIAKLMPLLREEEREAAYRPGVQGGALLDTSSGPFAELNPFCHPEPAGENAEPSDEGWVVSRDKPKYDEIFYNLSPHQGKLSGTQVKDWMLGTRLPSSVLGRIWRLADVDRDGMLDEEEFALASHLMEVKLEGFGLPPMLPPHLVPPSKRRRRTSNTENSKDCGDA